A window of the Rhizobium viscosum genome harbors these coding sequences:
- a CDS encoding VOC family protein, whose protein sequence is MLKSFEHVGMTVSDMDRAIEFYCTLLGLRLHLRKTASDGSHIAFLDAGGAMLEVFAPADGAARAVDVPEGASGLRHLTFLFEDIDATFAKLEEAGVELKERPRLAINREILHKVAFVRDPDGILIELAERAD, encoded by the coding sequence ATGCTGAAATCGTTCGAGCATGTTGGCATGACGGTCAGCGATATGGACCGTGCCATCGAATTCTATTGCACACTTCTCGGCCTGCGCCTGCATTTGCGCAAGACGGCATCCGATGGCTCTCACATCGCTTTTCTTGATGCCGGCGGCGCTATGCTGGAAGTCTTCGCGCCCGCCGACGGCGCGGCGCGGGCCGTCGACGTCCCGGAAGGCGCCTCTGGCCTCAGGCATCTGACTTTCCTCTTTGAGGACATCGACGCGACCTTCGCAAAGCTTGAGGAGGCTGGCGTCGAGCTAAAGGAACGGCCACGCCTCGCCATCAATCGCGAGATACTGCACAAAGTGGCATTCGTGCGCGATCCTGATGGCATCCTCATCGAACTTGCTGAACGAGCGGATTAA
- a CDS encoding LacI family DNA-binding transcriptional regulator — MAHGRTPGLKDVAKAAGVSVTTVSRMLNGSLDLPALTKQRIENAITSLKYQPNPHARRLSRGRSDTIGLVVPDIANPFFATMVAAVEEEANDRGLAVSLYATLNRTGREVAYLRLLEHNHVDGLVFVTNHPDNGDLAALINRTGKVIVVDEDVPLASVPKLFCDNFQGGHLAGRHLAEFGHRNVLYVGGPDAMISTQRRFNGLRKGLQERFGDDASIRRYNGEYTIACGRDMARRFLDEGMPATAVFASSDEIAIGMIEVLREKGISIPEDLSIIGFDDVSPLHLFAPPVTAIRQPVRAIGRRALSLLLETNWQESKSLATEELVPVEIVVRNSVAPPSTHNKQREQNQRMRT; from the coding sequence ATGGCGCATGGACGGACTCCAGGCTTGAAAGATGTCGCGAAAGCTGCCGGCGTGTCGGTGACGACCGTCTCGCGCATGCTGAACGGTTCGCTGGATTTGCCCGCGCTCACCAAGCAGCGGATCGAAAATGCTATCACTTCCCTCAAATACCAGCCGAACCCTCACGCGCGACGGCTGAGCCGCGGTCGTTCCGACACGATCGGACTGGTCGTGCCCGATATCGCCAACCCATTCTTCGCGACTATGGTGGCGGCGGTCGAAGAGGAGGCAAACGACCGGGGGCTTGCCGTTTCACTCTATGCCACCCTCAACCGGACCGGCCGTGAAGTCGCCTATCTCCGGCTGCTCGAGCATAATCACGTTGATGGCCTGGTTTTCGTTACCAACCATCCCGACAACGGCGATCTTGCGGCTCTCATCAATCGAACAGGCAAGGTCATCGTCGTCGATGAAGACGTTCCGCTTGCCAGTGTCCCGAAGCTTTTCTGTGACAACTTCCAGGGCGGCCATCTTGCGGGACGCCATCTGGCGGAGTTTGGTCATCGCAACGTGCTCTATGTTGGTGGCCCCGATGCGATGATCAGCACGCAGCGCCGTTTCAACGGATTGCGCAAGGGCCTGCAGGAGCGTTTCGGCGACGATGCCTCGATCAGGCGCTACAACGGCGAATATACGATCGCCTGCGGGCGGGACATGGCGCGCCGCTTCCTGGATGAGGGCATGCCGGCGACGGCAGTCTTCGCGAGCTCCGACGAAATCGCCATCGGCATGATCGAAGTCCTGAGGGAGAAAGGAATATCGATCCCCGAGGACCTGTCGATCATCGGCTTCGACGATGTCAGTCCGCTACATCTCTTTGCGCCGCCAGTAACCGCGATCCGACAGCCGGTGCGCGCCATCGGCCGGCGTGCCCTATCCCTTCTTCTCGAAACAAACTGGCAGGAGAGCAAATCGCTCGCCACCGAGGAACTCGTGCCAGTCGAAATCGTCGTGCGGAACTCCGTTGCGCCGCCGTCGACCCATAATAAGCAACGAGAACAAAACCAGAGGATGAGAACATGA
- a CDS encoding sensor histidine kinase: protein MGLTKGFTIVGRAAIAAIVSMFLALSLVLGFWLHSSYLSAVRRGEDQVTATAKIVAANAIWINSLARQTLHRMDDAFGTAEASSEGERIRRFNAATAELPTTATAYVVAADGTLLYSTDRESSPADIVDQSFFRRLANGAEDYTSAMTVMRNTDRHVFLSAARIERNDKFEAVAILAFDVGMLRSIWDAASLGPSSTVSFLRRDGKMIARYPEPKVAVDLGNYVLFTDYMRKATSGSYVSVSPVDQMKRLVAYRIVERTPFVAIASADTAAILQPFWTDVSIAALIVLLALCAAVVGGLKILRLAHADARHTAELAEALRTNQVLMREIHHRVKNNLQTVMALIRLQGLRPETVQRVNERIVAMSAVHEQMYGFDQFSSVTARQFVPNLVRTLVGLHDREIKLTFEIDDIRIDADKATPFALLLNELLTNSMKYAFVGRTDGHIRIRLLQRPDGKVLLEVADDGVGYEPVATDTGMGSRLIKSFVGQMDGTYSTERARGTIFTALLSIAAR from the coding sequence ATGGGCCTCACGAAAGGCTTCACGATTGTCGGCCGGGCTGCGATAGCCGCCATCGTGTCAATGTTCCTTGCGCTCTCGCTTGTCTTGGGCTTCTGGCTGCATTCGAGCTACTTGTCCGCCGTCAGGCGTGGAGAAGACCAGGTCACGGCCACTGCCAAGATCGTTGCCGCTAACGCGATCTGGATCAATTCCCTGGCGCGCCAGACCCTTCACCGCATGGACGATGCCTTCGGAACGGCGGAGGCATCATCAGAAGGGGAGCGCATTCGAAGGTTCAACGCCGCGACGGCCGAATTGCCGACCACGGCAACCGCCTACGTGGTCGCTGCGGACGGGACACTGCTCTATTCGACCGACCGGGAAAGCAGCCCCGCCGACATCGTCGACCAGAGCTTTTTCCGCCGCCTGGCCAATGGCGCAGAGGACTACACGTCAGCGATGACGGTCATGCGCAACACGGATCGCCACGTCTTCCTCTCCGCTGCGCGTATCGAACGGAACGACAAGTTCGAAGCCGTGGCGATCCTGGCGTTTGATGTCGGGATGTTGCGATCGATTTGGGACGCTGCGTCGCTCGGACCAAGCTCGACGGTGAGCTTCTTGAGGCGTGACGGAAAGATGATCGCCAGGTATCCCGAGCCGAAAGTGGCCGTCGATCTCGGCAATTACGTCCTGTTTACCGACTATATGCGCAAGGCGACATCGGGCTCTTATGTGTCTGTCTCGCCCGTCGACCAGATGAAAAGGCTGGTGGCATACCGCATCGTCGAGCGGACGCCGTTCGTCGCTATTGCATCGGCCGACACCGCGGCAATCCTCCAACCTTTCTGGACCGATGTCTCGATTGCTGCGCTGATCGTTCTTCTGGCCCTTTGTGCGGCCGTGGTCGGCGGGTTGAAGATCCTGAGGTTGGCGCATGCGGACGCGCGCCACACCGCCGAACTTGCCGAGGCGCTTCGAACCAATCAGGTGCTGATGCGGGAAATTCATCACCGGGTGAAAAATAATCTGCAGACGGTAATGGCGCTCATCCGGCTGCAGGGCCTGCGGCCTGAAACCGTTCAGAGGGTGAACGAGCGGATCGTCGCCATGTCGGCGGTGCACGAGCAGATGTACGGCTTCGATCAGTTCAGCAGCGTCACTGCACGGCAGTTCGTCCCCAACCTGGTTCGCACGCTGGTCGGGCTGCATGATCGCGAAATCAAGCTGACCTTCGAGATCGACGACATCAGGATCGATGCGGACAAGGCCACGCCATTTGCCTTATTGCTGAACGAGCTTCTGACAAACAGCATGAAATACGCCTTTGTCGGTCGGACCGACGGACATATCCGCATCAGGCTGCTACAGCGTCCCGACGGCAAGGTCCTGCTTGAAGTGGCGGACGACGGCGTCGGATATGAGCCGGTTGCAACGGACACCGGCATGGGAAGCAGGTTGATCAAATCCTTCGTCGGCCAGATGGATGGGACCTACAGCACCGAGCGGGCACGCGGTACCATCTTCACCGCCCTGTTGTCTATCGCCGCACGATAA
- a CDS encoding GCG_CRPN prefix-to-repeats domain-containing protein produces MRKLLVTLALLAAGITAGAANAAPIGSVTTPAASNVITVDYACGRGYHLSPRGFCRPNRWAPPPRYYGWDRGYGWGRPHREWREYRRYDRWDRDRDWR; encoded by the coding sequence ATGCGAAAACTTCTAGTCACACTAGCCCTCCTCGCAGCCGGAATAACAGCTGGAGCCGCAAACGCAGCGCCTATTGGCAGCGTCACGACACCGGCGGCCTCGAATGTCATAACAGTCGATTATGCATGTGGCCGCGGTTATCATCTGAGCCCACGTGGCTTTTGCCGGCCCAATCGGTGGGCACCGCCGCCGCGCTATTACGGTTGGGATCGCGGTTACGGCTGGGGTCGTCCGCACCGGGAATGGCGTGAATACAGGCGCTACGATCGTTGGGATCGCGATCGCGACTGGCGGTAA
- a CDS encoding ATP-binding cassette domain-containing protein translates to MMSDNRPVYAGAGEAQASPHSSGSSARTPAVSLRGIRKTFGSHQALRGVDLDLFPGECLGLVGDNAAGKSTLTKIISGTYLPDEGTISLNGEEVHFSGPADARDRNIEMVFQDLSLCDHIDVVGNLFLGRELTRGPFLDRQKMMSEARRMLDALEIRIPRLSAKVEKLSGGQRQAIAIARAASFNPKVLIMDEPTSALAVAEVEAVLALINRVKAKGVSVVLITHRLQDLFRVCDRIAVMYEGTKVAERDIAKTNLEDLVKLIVGGERH, encoded by the coding sequence ATGATGAGTGACAACCGGCCTGTTTATGCCGGAGCCGGGGAGGCGCAAGCCTCCCCGCATTCCTCCGGCTCGTCCGCACGAACGCCTGCCGTCTCGCTGCGCGGTATCCGCAAGACCTTCGGTTCGCACCAGGCGCTGCGCGGCGTCGACCTCGATCTCTTTCCGGGCGAATGCCTCGGCCTCGTCGGCGATAATGCTGCCGGCAAGTCGACACTCACCAAGATCATCTCCGGAACCTACCTGCCGGATGAGGGAACGATTTCGCTCAACGGCGAAGAGGTTCACTTTTCCGGGCCTGCGGATGCCCGCGATCGCAACATCGAAATGGTCTTCCAGGATCTGAGCCTGTGCGATCATATCGATGTTGTCGGCAATCTGTTCCTCGGACGTGAGCTCACCAGGGGTCCTTTTCTCGATCGTCAGAAAATGATGAGCGAGGCGCGCAGGATGCTGGACGCCCTCGAGATCCGAATCCCACGTCTCTCCGCCAAGGTGGAGAAGCTGTCGGGTGGCCAGCGCCAGGCGATTGCAATCGCCCGTGCGGCATCATTCAATCCCAAGGTCCTGATCATGGACGAGCCGACCTCGGCCCTTGCGGTCGCCGAAGTCGAAGCCGTGCTCGCTCTGATCAACAGGGTCAAGGCAAAGGGTGTATCTGTCGTCCTCATCACCCACCGTCTTCAGGACCTGTTCCGGGTCTGCGATCGCATTGCCGTCATGTACGAGGGCACCAAGGTCGCCGAGCGCGATATCGCCAAAACCAATCTCGAGGACCTCGTCAAGCTCATCGTCGGGGGAGAAAGACATTGA
- a CDS encoding SDR family oxidoreductase has translation MVNYPTPPFDTPRQPMPGTTEAMSPVPDHGEQTYRGSGRLTGRKAIITGGDSGIGRAVAIAYAREGADVLIAYLDEDEDARETKKWIEEAGRKAILVAGDLQDPEHCRHIIETARSEFGGIDILVNNAAHQASFKDIGEISDEEWELTFKVNIHAMFYLTKAAVPHMKAGSAIINTASINADSPSPHLLAYATTKGAIQNFTAGLAQMLAEKGIRANAVAPGPIWTPLIPSTMPDEAVRNFGKQVPMQRPGQPAELATTYVMLADPLSSYVSGATIAVTGGKPIL, from the coding sequence ATGGTCAATTACCCGACCCCACCCTTCGATACGCCACGCCAACCCATGCCGGGCACGACCGAGGCGATGTCGCCGGTACCAGACCACGGCGAGCAGACCTATCGAGGATCTGGCCGACTGACCGGCAGGAAAGCGATCATTACTGGCGGCGACAGCGGTATCGGACGAGCCGTTGCGATTGCCTATGCCCGTGAGGGCGCGGATGTTCTCATCGCCTATCTCGACGAGGACGAAGATGCACGCGAAACAAAAAAGTGGATCGAAGAGGCAGGGCGAAAGGCCATCCTCGTGGCGGGGGATCTGCAGGATCCTGAGCATTGCCGCCACATCATCGAAACCGCCCGCAGCGAATTTGGCGGCATCGACATCCTCGTCAACAACGCCGCGCATCAGGCAAGCTTCAAGGATATCGGCGAGATCAGCGATGAGGAGTGGGAGCTGACCTTCAAGGTCAATATCCATGCGATGTTCTACCTGACCAAGGCGGCGGTCCCGCATATGAAAGCGGGCAGCGCTATCATCAATACCGCCTCGATCAATGCCGACAGTCCTAGCCCGCATTTGCTCGCCTATGCGACGACCAAGGGCGCCATCCAGAACTTCACGGCGGGTCTGGCCCAAATGCTGGCAGAAAAGGGCATCCGCGCCAATGCGGTCGCGCCGGGCCCGATCTGGACACCGCTCATTCCATCCACGATGCCGGACGAGGCCGTCAGGAATTTCGGCAAGCAGGTCCCGATGCAGCGCCCTGGTCAGCCCGCCGAGCTTGCGACCACCTATGTGATGCTGGCTGATCCGCTGTCGAGCTATGTTTCGGGAGCAACGATTGCAGTGACAGGTGGCAAACCGATCCTGTGA
- a CDS encoding ABC transporter permease, whose translation MTVYTERAKGSPMADFLSENAQVLSIAFFFLACLVFFSLTTTTFMTTGNILNIVRQAAPILAVAVAMTLVIVTGGIDLSVGSMLALINAVAAIALATGIPWPVVCLGMLALGGIVGLLQGWFIAYQNIPAFIVTLAGLSILRGVALYLTQGYSIPINNEPGFFYLGRGELAGFPVPALIAILVAIVGYVIMAVTKYGRQIVAVGSNMEAARRVGMPAKWIVASVYLVSGVASALAGLLIAARLGSGSSNAAVGFELQVIAAVVLGGTSLMGGRGTMIGTVLGTMTIAVIGNGLILMHISPFFTQIVTGAIILVAIWLNTRIFTANFRLAGRRKS comes from the coding sequence TTGACCGTCTACACCGAAAGAGCCAAGGGCTCGCCGATGGCCGACTTCCTGAGCGAAAACGCCCAGGTCCTGTCGATCGCCTTCTTCTTTCTGGCATGCCTCGTCTTCTTTTCGCTGACGACCACGACCTTCATGACGACGGGCAACATCCTGAACATCGTGCGTCAGGCTGCGCCCATTCTCGCCGTCGCGGTCGCCATGACGCTCGTCATCGTGACCGGAGGCATCGATCTGTCGGTCGGTTCGATGCTGGCCTTGATCAACGCCGTCGCTGCCATTGCGCTCGCCACAGGCATACCCTGGCCGGTCGTCTGCCTCGGCATGCTCGCTCTTGGCGGCATCGTAGGCCTTCTGCAGGGCTGGTTCATCGCCTACCAGAATATTCCCGCCTTCATCGTCACCCTTGCCGGGCTTTCCATCCTGCGCGGCGTGGCACTCTATCTGACTCAGGGCTATTCCATCCCAATCAACAACGAGCCCGGCTTCTTCTATCTGGGACGCGGCGAACTGGCCGGCTTTCCCGTTCCGGCGCTAATCGCCATCCTGGTCGCGATCGTGGGCTATGTCATCATGGCAGTCACCAAATACGGACGGCAGATCGTGGCGGTGGGATCCAACATGGAAGCAGCGCGCCGCGTCGGCATGCCGGCCAAATGGATCGTCGCCTCGGTCTACCTCGTATCAGGTGTGGCCTCTGCACTCGCCGGTCTTTTGATCGCCGCCCGCCTCGGTTCCGGCTCGTCGAACGCCGCTGTCGGCTTCGAACTGCAGGTCATCGCCGCGGTCGTGCTCGGCGGCACCTCGCTGATGGGAGGGCGCGGCACGATGATCGGCACTGTCCTTGGGACGATGACGATTGCCGTCATCGGCAACGGCCTTATCCTGATGCATATTTCGCCCTTCTTCACCCAGATCGTCACCGGCGCCATCATTCTGGTTGCTATCTGGCTGAACACCCGCATCTTCACCGCAAACTTCCGTCTGGCGGGCAGGAGGAAAAGCTGA
- a CDS encoding ABC transporter substrate-binding protein, protein MKQIRRRAFTAALAFTALASATLGASLAQAAGKTYALVQINQQALFFNQINEGAQKAADAAGDKLVIFNANNEASAQNSAIENYIQQKVDGLIVVAIDVNGIMPAVKQASDAGIPVVAIDAVLPDGPQKSQIGVDNGKAGADMGAYFLDYVKKNMGGKAKVGIVGALNSYIQNIRQKGFEDAIKSDGIETSGVVDGQNIQDNALAAAENLITGNPDMTAIYATGEPALLGAIAAVQSQGKQDSIKVFGWDLTAQAISGLDDGYVVAVVQQDPAGEGKAAVEALAKLSAGQSVEKSISIPITIVTKDNVEPYRAVFK, encoded by the coding sequence ATGAAACAGATCAGACGTCGGGCGTTTACCGCCGCTCTTGCCTTTACCGCGCTCGCCAGCGCCACGCTCGGAGCGTCTCTTGCTCAGGCGGCCGGAAAGACCTATGCGCTTGTGCAGATCAATCAGCAGGCGCTTTTCTTCAACCAGATCAATGAAGGTGCTCAGAAGGCGGCGGATGCTGCCGGCGACAAGCTGGTCATCTTCAACGCCAACAATGAAGCGTCCGCTCAGAATAGCGCCATCGAAAACTACATCCAGCAGAAGGTCGATGGCCTGATCGTCGTTGCGATCGACGTCAATGGCATCATGCCGGCCGTCAAGCAGGCTTCGGATGCCGGCATCCCGGTCGTTGCCATCGATGCGGTTCTGCCGGACGGCCCTCAGAAGTCGCAGATCGGCGTCGACAACGGCAAGGCCGGCGCCGACATGGGCGCCTATTTCCTGGATTACGTGAAGAAGAACATGGGCGGCAAGGCCAAGGTCGGCATTGTCGGTGCGTTGAACTCCTACATTCAGAATATTCGCCAGAAGGGCTTCGAGGACGCCATCAAGAGCGATGGCATCGAGACGTCAGGGGTCGTTGATGGCCAGAATATCCAGGACAACGCACTTGCCGCTGCCGAGAACCTGATCACCGGCAATCCGGACATGACGGCGATCTACGCAACCGGCGAGCCGGCTCTGTTGGGCGCGATCGCCGCTGTTCAGAGCCAGGGCAAGCAAGACAGCATCAAGGTCTTCGGTTGGGATCTGACTGCACAGGCAATCTCCGGTCTTGACGACGGCTATGTCGTTGCTGTCGTCCAGCAGGATCCGGCCGGTGAGGGCAAGGCGGCAGTCGAGGCTCTCGCCAAGCTGAGCGCAGGTCAGAGCGTCGAAAAGAGCATCTCCATTCCGATCACGATCGTGACGAAGGATAATGTCGAGCCGTACCGGGCCGTTTTCAAATGA
- a CDS encoding response regulator, protein MNKTRPALLLITASLIPVIILAALMGRFFIKEQQAALDDDIRGRAATLAATLQRELKSQIQLLSIVADSPRLDPPIPRAAFAETARRLRDRVPEWEQIRISNEKGEVVLSFPPLDPSADTRVVDMESHDALVRTGVALVGNIAIGPKGQAAFALRAPIQRNDRLKAVLSVVIRPTIVTKLLYANGLPGSWSAWIVDGRDRLVASTGAPALAGNPASEFATFSGQDFGAATLKDGMELRVAEVALADTPWRVRVGLPVSDYERLARRATILLVTASCFTLLLSGSAVFLFYRELRARNREWESMANWQRMDALGKLTGQAAHDFNNLLMVFQSGVEGIKRRRNDEQRVTQLLAHMSDGVARGKAITQRLLSFSRRSNQGASQVELDVRLAELSPLLRQAVNDTILMEIRVPEDTWPVHVDPAGLEIALINILTNAREAMTGGGKVTISARNVLDAATEDSGLEGPFVALTISDTGTGVAPENLARVFEPFFSTKKDGGSGLGLTQVHSFATGSGGAVKVASLAGHGSAFTLLLPRSSEPRAVREDSASSANLPRTIMIVDDTPASLESVRLALDGIVPTIFVAAGGAEAIEILDRHPEIEAIVSDIMMPGMSGIELAEEIRRRNASLPVVLMTGYSDRLEAGKEVGRPVVPKPFKVEDLAACLDKAKTSVAFSANVVRLEIPTKG, encoded by the coding sequence TTGAATAAAACCCGGCCAGCGCTCCTTCTCATTACGGCGTCGCTCATTCCGGTCATCATACTGGCGGCGCTGATGGGAAGGTTCTTCATCAAGGAGCAGCAAGCCGCGCTTGACGACGACATTCGCGGCCGGGCAGCGACGCTGGCCGCCACTCTTCAACGTGAACTCAAGAGCCAGATCCAGCTGCTCTCGATCGTCGCCGATTCTCCCCGCCTCGACCCTCCGATTCCGCGCGCAGCCTTTGCCGAGACTGCGCGGCGTCTGCGCGATCGGGTGCCTGAATGGGAGCAGATCCGGATTTCGAACGAGAAGGGTGAAGTGGTTCTGTCGTTTCCGCCGCTCGATCCGTCGGCCGATACGCGCGTTGTGGACATGGAAAGCCATGACGCCCTGGTTCGCACGGGTGTCGCCCTGGTCGGCAACATCGCCATTGGGCCGAAAGGCCAGGCGGCCTTTGCTTTGCGCGCTCCGATCCAGAGGAACGATCGTTTGAAAGCCGTCCTGTCGGTGGTGATCCGTCCGACGATCGTGACCAAACTGCTTTATGCCAATGGACTTCCAGGATCCTGGTCGGCCTGGATCGTCGATGGACGGGACCGTCTGGTGGCATCGACCGGCGCTCCCGCGCTTGCCGGTAATCCGGCCAGCGAATTCGCAACCTTTTCCGGCCAGGATTTTGGCGCGGCCACCCTCAAGGACGGGATGGAGCTTCGGGTCGCCGAAGTCGCGCTCGCTGACACGCCCTGGCGGGTAAGGGTTGGTCTGCCGGTCTCTGACTATGAGCGACTGGCGCGCAGGGCCACCATACTGCTTGTGACGGCGAGCTGTTTCACGCTCCTGCTGTCCGGCTCGGCTGTATTCCTCTTTTACAGGGAGCTGCGCGCCAGAAACCGGGAGTGGGAGAGCATGGCCAACTGGCAGCGGATGGATGCGCTTGGAAAGCTGACGGGGCAGGCGGCCCACGACTTCAACAATCTCCTGATGGTTTTTCAGTCGGGGGTGGAGGGCATCAAGAGACGACGAAACGACGAACAGCGCGTGACGCAGCTTCTAGCGCATATGAGCGATGGTGTGGCTCGTGGAAAGGCGATCACGCAAAGGCTGCTGTCGTTCTCAAGACGCTCCAACCAGGGCGCCTCCCAGGTCGAGTTGGACGTCAGGCTTGCCGAACTGTCTCCGCTGCTGCGCCAAGCCGTTAACGACACGATACTGATGGAGATCAGGGTGCCGGAAGATACCTGGCCGGTTCACGTCGATCCTGCGGGGCTTGAAATCGCCCTGATCAACATTCTGACGAATGCGCGCGAAGCCATGACGGGAGGGGGAAAGGTGACCATTTCCGCCCGCAATGTGCTCGACGCCGCCACCGAGGATTCCGGGCTGGAGGGACCGTTCGTCGCGCTGACGATTTCCGACACCGGGACAGGGGTTGCCCCGGAAAATCTCGCACGGGTGTTCGAGCCGTTCTTTTCCACCAAGAAGGATGGTGGCTCAGGCCTTGGCCTGACGCAGGTCCACAGTTTCGCTACCGGCAGCGGCGGTGCAGTCAAGGTCGCAAGTCTGGCCGGCCACGGCAGCGCCTTTACCTTGCTTCTGCCGCGATCAAGCGAGCCGCGGGCGGTGCGTGAGGATTCAGCCTCTTCGGCGAACCTTCCCCGTACGATCATGATCGTCGACGACACACCGGCATCGCTGGAATCCGTGCGACTGGCGCTCGACGGCATCGTGCCGACGATCTTCGTAGCCGCAGGTGGAGCCGAGGCGATCGAGATCCTGGACCGTCATCCTGAAATCGAGGCGATCGTCAGCGACATCATGATGCCGGGCATGTCGGGCATCGAGCTCGCCGAGGAGATCCGCCGCAGAAACGCGTCTCTGCCCGTCGTGCTGATGACCGGCTATAGCGACAGGCTGGAAGCCGGTAAGGAGGTTGGACGTCCGGTCGTCCCGAAGCCCTTCAAGGTCGAGGATCTGGCCGCCTGCCTCGATAAGGCGAAAACCTCGGTGGCCTTTTCGGCAAACGTCGTGCGTCTGGAAATTCCGACAAAGGGCTGA
- a CDS encoding phosphotriesterase family protein, with translation MATDELSPGHVRSGKVMTVSGPVPVSEIGVTLMHEHILNDCRCWWHAPKTSERQYLAEGFVCMEILGELRQDPFVNKHNITLDDEQLAVTELQDFAGLGGRTVVEPTCQGIGRDPLALRRISRATGLNIVMGAGFYLGSSHPAKVAGMSASEIADEIVSEATIGADGTDVKIGLIGEIGVSSDFTAAEEKSLRGAAQAQVRTGLPLMVHLPGWFRLGHKVLDIVDSEGGDMRHTVLCHMNPSHDDLTYQSELAARGAFLEYDMIGMDFFYADQQVQCPSDEEAARALVKLVEMGHTDRLLLSHDVFLKMMLKHYGGNGYAYILRHFLPRLKRHGLDDATLDIFMRANPKSVFQARA, from the coding sequence ATGGCAACGGACGAGCTTTCGCCGGGTCACGTGCGATCCGGGAAGGTGATGACGGTCTCCGGGCCGGTTCCCGTATCGGAGATCGGCGTCACGCTGATGCACGAGCATATCCTCAACGATTGCCGCTGCTGGTGGCACGCGCCGAAGACGTCCGAGCGGCAATACCTTGCCGAAGGTTTCGTCTGCATGGAGATCCTCGGTGAACTCAGGCAGGATCCTTTCGTCAACAAGCACAACATCACGCTCGACGATGAGCAGCTTGCCGTCACTGAACTGCAGGACTTCGCCGGTCTCGGCGGTCGCACGGTTGTCGAGCCCACATGTCAGGGCATCGGCCGCGATCCTCTTGCCCTACGGCGGATTTCCAGGGCGACGGGACTGAACATCGTCATGGGTGCCGGCTTCTATCTCGGTTCCTCGCATCCGGCCAAGGTTGCCGGCATGTCTGCTTCCGAGATCGCGGACGAGATCGTCTCCGAAGCCACCATCGGCGCGGACGGTACCGACGTGAAGATCGGCCTGATCGGCGAGATCGGCGTGTCGTCCGATTTCACTGCCGCCGAGGAAAAATCGCTGCGCGGTGCTGCCCAGGCGCAAGTGCGCACCGGTCTGCCCCTGATGGTCCATCTTCCCGGCTGGTTCCGGCTGGGCCACAAGGTCCTCGATATCGTCGATTCCGAAGGCGGGGATATGAGACACACCGTGCTCTGCCACATGAACCCGTCACATGACGATCTTACCTATCAGTCCGAACTTGCCGCCCGCGGCGCGTTTCTCGAATATGACATGATCGGCATGGACTTCTTCTATGCCGATCAGCAGGTGCAATGCCCGAGCGACGAAGAGGCGGCTCGCGCGCTCGTCAAGCTCGTCGAGATGGGGCATACGGATCGCCTCCTGCTCTCCCACGACGTCTTCCTGAAAATGATGCTGAAGCACTACGGGGGCAATGGCTATGCCTATATCCTGCGCCATTTCCTGCCGCGCCTGAAGCGTCACGGTCTCGATGACGCAACGCTCGATATCTTCATGCGCGCCAATCCGAAATCAGTCTTTCAGGCCAGGGCCTGA